Proteins from one Nitrososphaera sp. genomic window:
- a CDS encoding MFS transporter, giving the protein MESEDSRARKEESRHGGRDAGGHPDSARPPATSEKVPLSAWKTLAILSSIATMIMYTETMLVPSLPNIIKEFNLPYSVSPWILTTYLIVGAVMTPIVSSLAEMHGKKKILLSVMGIYFLGVLIGGFSQDLYVFILARGLQGVGMSMFPIAFSIIREQFPKSKLAIGQGIITSMFASGAIVGLVVGAAIASGSGWRMTFLSIIPITILLPFLVWRFTKIGEVHSDWAAAKFSPASRQGGAAEPPAASNFAAGHQGSDQRSGLAGKTGLGAPKPRRTLDIIGAGLLAIAISTFLITLTLIETTQTQTTGSTTISSSNNSAELAAFALACIVSVALFLRNEKRAANPLIDLGLLRNRVLLFSNILILILGFSMFMVFQTIPILAESPPPAGFGVNIIGAGQIQLPFALILLIFGPTSGFIVSRLGSIRPTVLGYAINAGGFFMLTAFHSQPWMVSAALATISTGISLGSVGLMNIILLATPFQKMVTSVGMTTVLRILGSAVGPAIAGVVMQLNLTTVAGHAGRYPSMGSYTIIFLAAALVSVLSVVMALSIRRHLIKGQTAAEASPRSDTA; this is encoded by the coding sequence ATGGAATCTGAAGACTCTCGCGCTCGAAAGGAGGAGTCAAGGCATGGCGGACGCGACGCAGGCGGACATCCAGACAGTGCCAGGCCTCCCGCGACATCTGAAAAGGTACCGCTTTCCGCCTGGAAAACCCTGGCTATTCTGAGCTCAATCGCGACCATGATAATGTATACTGAGACTATGCTGGTTCCTTCGCTCCCCAATATTATCAAAGAATTCAATCTGCCATACAGCGTTTCTCCGTGGATCCTGACTACCTATCTGATCGTAGGCGCAGTAATGACTCCGATAGTAAGCAGCCTGGCCGAAATGCATGGAAAAAAGAAAATTCTGCTGTCCGTAATGGGAATCTATTTCCTCGGCGTCCTTATCGGAGGGTTCTCGCAGGACCTCTACGTGTTTATCTTAGCAAGAGGACTTCAGGGAGTCGGCATGTCCATGTTTCCAATTGCATTTTCGATCATAAGGGAGCAGTTCCCAAAAAGCAAGCTCGCCATTGGCCAGGGCATCATTACATCCATGTTTGCCAGCGGTGCCATCGTCGGCCTTGTTGTAGGTGCCGCAATTGCCTCGGGCTCCGGCTGGAGGATGACTTTTCTTTCCATTATCCCCATCACCATACTGCTGCCATTTCTTGTTTGGAGGTTTACAAAGATTGGCGAGGTTCACTCTGACTGGGCTGCTGCCAAGTTCAGCCCAGCCTCAAGACAGGGAGGCGCTGCGGAGCCTCCCGCGGCCAGCAACTTCGCGGCAGGTCATCAAGGAAGCGACCAGCGTTCGGGACTCGCTGGGAAGACAGGCCTGGGTGCTCCGAAACCTCGCAGGACGCTTGACATCATTGGCGCAGGACTGCTTGCCATTGCCATCTCGACCTTCCTGATAACACTGACCCTCATTGAAACCACTCAGACCCAGACGACCGGGTCGACCACCATAAGTTCGTCGAACAATTCGGCGGAACTGGCTGCGTTTGCGCTGGCCTGTATTGTGTCCGTTGCCCTGTTCCTGCGGAATGAGAAGCGGGCGGCAAATCCGCTCATAGACCTGGGACTGTTGCGCAACAGGGTGTTATTGTTTTCAAATATCCTGATCCTCATCCTGGGGTTCTCGATGTTCATGGTGTTTCAAACGATACCCATACTTGCTGAAAGCCCGCCACCGGCAGGCTTTGGCGTGAACATAATCGGGGCAGGTCAAATTCAGCTGCCATTTGCGTTAATACTTTTGATTTTCGGGCCAACGTCCGGGTTTATCGTGTCAAGGCTTGGTTCCATTCGGCCTACAGTGCTCGGATATGCCATCAATGCAGGTGGGTTTTTCATGCTCACAGCATTTCACTCTCAACCGTGGATGGTGTCTGCGGCTCTTGCAACCATTTCCACGGGCATCTCGCTTGGAAGCGTTGGACTCATGAATATAATCCTGCTCGCAACGCCGTTTCAGAAAATGGTGACCTCGGTAGGAATGACAACAGTCTTGAGAATACTGGGTAGTGCTGTCGGGCCGGCAATTGCTGGAGTGGTTATGCAGTTGAACCTGACAACAGTGGCCGGCCACGCTGGAAGGTACCCGTCCATGGGTTCGTACACAATTATATTCCTGGCAGCGGCCCTCGTGTCAGTACTATCGGTCGTCATGGCCCTCAGCATAAGGCGGCACCTCATCAAGGGCCAGACTGCAGCGGAAGCAAGTCCCCGTTCTGACACGGCATAG
- a CDS encoding S16 family serine protease: protein MVARKGCSMANTVTVLLSAVLVISVIANALLYQQAQSLAQLVTKTHADNDNLRKQIASSASANETVIKAANASAPSVTVTPPVKGAGITGQHQSITAVAVKTIPVTDGFFQSVQYQGTVMEIVVDIKDGGEGRVLVNTAVPTGVDFQSSAKTAVKVAQSITGTDLSNRDIIFSISSRGNAADLQSVDGGSAGGAMTVLLASELQNKSISRDVLMTGTINPDGSIGQIGGVEQKAEAAGQYGAKIFLVPPGQSSYPAETCSQSQQGPIVYRTCQSELKPLSDITTAKYGMKVVEVSNIHEALSYFQK, encoded by the coding sequence ATGGTAGCTAGGAAAGGATGTTCCATGGCAAATACTGTCACGGTCCTCCTGTCAGCCGTGCTCGTGATTTCAGTTATCGCCAATGCGCTTCTTTACCAGCAGGCACAGAGCCTCGCACAGCTAGTGACAAAGACTCATGCAGATAACGATAACCTTCGAAAGCAGATAGCAAGTTCGGCTTCGGCTAACGAGACTGTTATCAAAGCCGCGAACGCTTCAGCACCCTCAGTTACAGTGACGCCACCTGTAAAGGGTGCCGGGATAACTGGCCAGCACCAGTCCATTACTGCTGTGGCTGTAAAGACCATACCTGTGACCGACGGTTTCTTCCAATCAGTGCAGTACCAGGGGACCGTGATGGAGATAGTAGTTGACATTAAGGACGGAGGTGAAGGAAGGGTGCTTGTAAATACTGCAGTGCCAACCGGGGTTGATTTTCAGTCGTCGGCGAAGACCGCGGTAAAGGTTGCCCAGTCGATTACAGGAACAGACCTGTCAAACCGCGACATTATTTTTTCTATCAGTTCGAGAGGAAACGCTGCGGACTTGCAGTCGGTTGATGGAGGCAGCGCGGGGGGCGCAATGACTGTCTTGCTTGCCTCGGAGCTCCAGAACAAGTCAATCAGCCGAGACGTGCTCATGACCGGAACAATAAATCCTGACGGCTCAATCGGGCAGATCGGAGGGGTGGAACAAAAGGCCGAAGCTGCAGGGCAGTACGGCGCCAAAATATTCCTTGTTCCCCCCGGCCAGTCATCGTACCCTGCGGAGACATGCTCGCAAAGCCAGCAGGGACCAATAGTTTACCGAACCTGCCAGTCAGAACTGAAGCCGCTTTCTGACATTACGACTGCCAAGTACGGGATGAAGGTCGTTGAAGTCTCAAATATCCACGAGGCGTTGTCATATTTTCAAAAATAG